One genomic window of Desulfotignum phosphitoxidans DSM 13687 includes the following:
- a CDS encoding ABC transporter permease — protein MILKPNIIEAVNSLVSAKQRSILALIGIVVGIGSVIAMVSVGTIVQQEALRHFMEMGTDVITISESFSRGGQSVGRKKILTLEVVQGIPEVCPGIRQVAPYSSAYETLKFQGKKETLPALGVTSAFMEINKLKMKEGRFIHDLDRHMFFCVIGTKVEKMLKSQGVRQLLGTRILYKEKYLSIIGVVEEVPMGGMRPYEINEGILMPISTLQRLFRDAEIKNIIGRTHGNLPHDVIEGQIKSYFNRHDSIPVDVRSAEELINQMQKQMRLFTLLLGTIGSISLVVGGIGVMNVMLVSVTERTREIGIRRALGARQEDILFQFLIESVLLCVIGGFVGVGIGVGASWIISYYANWQFSVCYEAMILGVGVAVGVGVFFGIYPARQAARLSPILALRSD, from the coding sequence ATGATCCTCAAGCCCAACATCATTGAAGCGGTTAACAGCCTGGTCAGTGCCAAACAGCGATCTATTCTTGCCCTGATCGGCATTGTGGTCGGTATCGGCTCGGTCATTGCCATGGTTTCGGTGGGCACCATTGTCCAGCAGGAAGCGCTGCGGCATTTCATGGAGATGGGGACGGACGTGATTACCATCTCCGAGTCCTTTTCCAGGGGCGGCCAGAGCGTCGGGAGAAAGAAAATACTGACTCTTGAAGTGGTTCAAGGGATTCCGGAAGTTTGCCCGGGGATTCGTCAGGTCGCTCCTTATTCCTCAGCCTATGAAACCCTTAAATTCCAGGGCAAAAAAGAAACACTGCCCGCACTGGGGGTAACGTCGGCTTTTATGGAAATTAATAAGCTCAAGATGAAAGAGGGGCGGTTTATCCACGACCTGGACCGGCACATGTTCTTTTGTGTGATCGGCACTAAAGTTGAAAAGATGCTCAAGTCCCAGGGTGTCAGGCAATTGTTGGGGACACGGATTTTGTACAAGGAAAAATATCTTTCCATCATCGGAGTGGTGGAGGAGGTTCCCATGGGCGGGATGCGTCCTTATGAGATCAACGAAGGGATACTAATGCCGATCTCTACACTCCAGCGCCTGTTCCGGGATGCCGAGATCAAGAATATCATCGGACGGACCCATGGAAATCTGCCCCATGATGTCATTGAAGGCCAGATCAAATCCTACTTTAACAGGCATGACAGCATCCCTGTGGATGTCCGCAGCGCAGAGGAACTGATCAATCAGATGCAGAAGCAGATGCGGCTTTTTACGTTGCTTCTCGGTACCATCGGCAGTATTTCTCTGGTGGTGGGCGGCATCGGGGTTATGAACGTGATGCTGGTGTCGGTCACGGAGCGGACCCGGGAGATCGGTATCCGGCGGGCCCTTGGTGCCAGGCAGGAAGATATCCTTTTCCAGTTCCTCATCGAATCGGTGCTGCTCTGCGTTATCGGTGGCTTTGTGGGAGTGGGTATCGGGGTCGGCGCTTCGTGGATCATCTCCTATTACGCGAACTGGCAGTTTTCTGTATGCTATGAAGCCATGATTTTGGGCGTCGGCGTGGCTGTCGGGGTCGGAGTATTCTTCGGAATCTATCCGGCCCGCCAGGCTGCCCGCCTCAGTCCGATTTTAGCCCTGAGATCAGACTGA
- a CDS encoding ABC transporter ATP-binding protein yields the protein MIELRDIHKSYQMGPVSVEVLKGVNLSIRSGELLSIVGQSGCGKSTLMNIIGLLDSPSAGTYILDGQPVAEMNDKSLSEIRNRKIGFVFQQFNLLSKLTALQNVALPLVYRGSPERERIRAARKVLEKVGMLDREHHRPTELSGGQQQRVAIARALVGTPSIILADEPTGALDQQVGQEIMDLFVRLNQDEAITIFVITHDMSIARQCKGYVRMQDGIIHDPQAQHH from the coding sequence ATGATTGAATTAAGGGATATCCATAAATCTTACCAGATGGGGCCCGTGTCCGTGGAAGTTCTCAAAGGTGTTAACCTGAGCATCCGGTCCGGGGAGCTGCTTTCCATCGTGGGTCAGTCCGGATGCGGCAAATCCACCCTGATGAATATCATCGGACTGCTGGACAGTCCCAGCGCAGGCACCTATATCCTCGACGGTCAGCCTGTGGCTGAAATGAATGACAAGTCGCTGTCCGAGATCCGAAACAGGAAAATTGGCTTTGTTTTCCAGCAATTCAACCTGCTTTCCAAGCTGACGGCCCTCCAGAATGTGGCCCTGCCTCTGGTTTACCGGGGAAGCCCTGAGCGGGAGCGGATCCGGGCGGCACGAAAGGTCCTGGAAAAGGTGGGTATGCTGGACAGGGAACATCACAGGCCCACTGAGCTTTCCGGGGGTCAGCAGCAGCGGGTGGCCATTGCCAGGGCTTTGGTGGGTACGCCGTCCATCATCCTGGCGGACGAGCCCACCGGCGCCCTGGACCAGCAGGTGGGTCAGGAGATTATGGATCTTTTTGTCCGGCTCAACCAGGATGAGGCCATCACCATATTTGTTATCACCCATGACATGTCCATTGCCCGGCAGTGCAAGGGGTATGTCAGAATGCAGGACGGCATCATCCATGATCCTCAAGCCCAACATCATTGA
- a CDS encoding TolC family protein: MRKNPYGSQMRMVFVVVVSVLFFMTGHALAGGKLSSLEEEAAGAAPMEMTLAEAVNVALRSNRTIKSAFLTRVVQKFDLAVARDKFNPDVNLNATAGYSGSQAQISDPSTSESSSNLSLTTTATASKRIETGGTFTFSWSRADELSNSSGSAENRSAANNWTVNFSHPLLKGAGVAVNTASVTLAELSEQSNLLSHRDTIISTVNSTIQAFRSYARSVRSLDISSASLERSRANLEMNRLLISLGRMPANEIIQSESDVSNQEFSHEVALNSMANARISLLKVLDLPQDTQILPVEETDMSPVHPDLDDCLALAFANRSDYLNAKMAVDRARINLVLARDNKKWALDLVSGYTYRDNYHRISADMDNHAWQVGLNLQIPLYGDMTREQTLLSAETSLKQTQIHLEEIRQNIALEVRDAVREVETRLKQVGMAERSRKLAEKKLAVEKEKLTLGRTTNFQLVSFQNDLVDRQNAELNARVDYLNALTALDTILSTTLKTWRIDYNKEYDRWPGK; encoded by the coding sequence ATGAGAAAAAACCCCTATGGTTCGCAGATGCGCATGGTCTTTGTTGTGGTTGTATCAGTCCTTTTCTTTATGACCGGTCATGCCCTGGCTGGTGGAAAGCTGTCTTCCCTGGAAGAAGAGGCCGCAGGTGCCGCTCCCATGGAAATGACCCTGGCCGAAGCGGTCAACGTGGCACTCAGGTCCAACCGGACCATCAAAAGCGCTTTTTTGACCCGGGTGGTCCAGAAATTCGATCTGGCCGTGGCCCGGGACAAGTTCAATCCGGATGTGAACCTGAATGCCACAGCCGGATATTCCGGTTCACAAGCCCAGATATCGGACCCGAGCACCAGTGAATCATCGTCGAACCTGAGCCTGACCACTACGGCCACGGCCTCCAAGCGTATTGAGACCGGCGGAACATTCACCTTTTCCTGGAGCCGCGCAGACGAACTCTCTAACAGCAGCGGATCCGCCGAGAACCGTTCTGCCGCGAACAACTGGACCGTCAATTTTTCCCACCCCCTGCTCAAGGGCGCCGGGGTGGCAGTGAACACCGCATCGGTCACCTTGGCTGAATTAAGCGAACAATCCAATCTCCTCAGCCACAGGGATACCATCATTTCCACGGTCAACAGCACCATCCAGGCGTTCCGATCCTATGCCAGAAGTGTGCGATCCTTAGATATCAGCAGCGCTTCCCTGGAACGATCCAGGGCCAACCTGGAAATGAACCGGCTGCTTATTTCCCTGGGCCGGATGCCGGCCAATGAAATTATCCAGAGTGAATCCGATGTATCCAACCAGGAGTTCTCCCATGAGGTGGCCCTGAACAGCATGGCCAATGCGAGAATTTCCCTGCTCAAAGTGCTGGACCTACCTCAGGACACCCAGATTCTGCCAGTGGAAGAGACCGACATGTCACCGGTCCACCCGGACCTTGACGACTGCCTGGCCCTGGCCTTTGCCAATCGATCGGATTATTTGAATGCGAAAATGGCTGTTGACCGGGCCCGAATAAACCTGGTCCTGGCCCGGGACAATAAGAAATGGGCACTTGACCTGGTTTCGGGATATACATACAGGGATAACTACCACCGGATATCAGCCGATATGGACAACCATGCCTGGCAGGTAGGCCTTAATCTCCAGATTCCCCTGTACGGAGATATGACACGGGAACAGACCCTGCTTTCGGCTGAAACCTCCCTGAAACAAACGCAAATCCATCTTGAGGAGATCCGCCAGAATATCGCCCTGGAGGTCAGGGACGCGGTCCGTGAAGTGGAAACCCGGCTCAAACAGGTGGGTATGGCAGAGCGCTCCAGGAAACTGGCTGAAAAAAAACTGGCCGTGGAAAAGGAGAAGCTGACCCTGGGAAGGACCACCAACTTTCAGCTGGTTTCCTTTCAAAATGATCTTGTGGACAGGCAGAATGCGGAACTCAACGCCAGGGTCGACTACCTGAACGCACTCACGGCCCTGGATACCATCCTGAGCACCACCCTGAAAACCTGGCGGATCGATTATAACAAGGAATATGACCGATGGCCCGGAAAATAG
- a CDS encoding HlyD family efflux transporter periplasmic adaptor subunit, which produces MARKIAFYQQIVESMDEGVMALDTQGEVILFNDAAARILDMDPESVRGRPFGQVFMMDMEGNDLFCDTILNAVYKSGVGLTDTMEFTRKDGDVRVISMSTSYLKTLAGADGKGKDEAGTDQGGDGVVVVLNDITEISRSREKEKALNHELSAAFLQMEESKRRLERALKKVKWIRFFIVFAVVVGLSGTAGFLWFNGDLSSALFSSETAGPHVPGQGMVTATVTKQPLTAAISLSGSVAPLEEINVVAPFEGKIKGKYFIYDQKVEKGAPLVLMDTTRLEVELRQAKSSYIKAEQSFKQVLDWEKSVEVSNAKRNFTKTRISLDASRRKLEESRLLFEKGIIAGSELKSAESDFTNQQMDLKASEESLASVLDKGSKENVDIARMELANARVNLEEIQEKLSRSRVDAPVSGIILKPARQNSGKGSGGSKTLEPGLSVSQGEVLLTVGNLDGLSVKSKVDEIDIGKIQFGQKVRVAGDAFAGIPLTGRVRHISSNAVSTGNEGPMFDVDVAIENLTSAHREKIRLGMSTNLEIMVYDNPEALVLPLAAVEVRGTRKFVKVLEAGDLLEREIVTGLTTLDAVEVVQGLVQGDLVYYQPLMGGPSRSHGELLRN; this is translated from the coding sequence ATGGCCCGGAAAATAGCCTTTTATCAGCAGATTGTCGAGAGCATGGATGAAGGGGTCATGGCCCTGGACACCCAGGGGGAGGTCATCCTGTTCAACGATGCAGCAGCCAGGATTCTGGACATGGACCCTGAATCGGTCCGGGGCAGGCCCTTTGGCCAGGTCTTTATGATGGATATGGAGGGAAACGACCTCTTTTGTGATACCATTCTCAATGCCGTTTACAAATCTGGCGTGGGCCTGACCGATACCATGGAATTCACCCGCAAGGACGGGGATGTCCGGGTGATCTCCATGTCCACCTCCTATCTCAAAACCCTGGCCGGTGCGGACGGGAAGGGCAAGGATGAGGCGGGGACCGACCAAGGAGGCGATGGGGTGGTGGTCGTACTTAACGATATCACGGAGATCAGCCGAAGCCGGGAAAAGGAAAAGGCCCTGAATCACGAGCTTTCTGCGGCATTTCTCCAGATGGAGGAGAGTAAGAGACGTCTTGAAAGGGCCTTGAAAAAGGTGAAATGGATCCGGTTCTTCATTGTCTTTGCTGTGGTGGTGGGGTTGTCCGGAACGGCCGGTTTTCTCTGGTTTAATGGGGATCTGTCTTCTGCTCTTTTCTCAAGCGAAACCGCTGGTCCACATGTGCCCGGCCAGGGTATGGTTACGGCAACGGTGACGAAACAGCCTCTGACAGCCGCTATCTCCCTGTCGGGATCCGTCGCCCCTCTGGAAGAGATCAATGTTGTGGCGCCTTTTGAAGGAAAGATCAAGGGAAAATATTTTATTTATGACCAAAAGGTGGAAAAAGGCGCCCCCCTGGTCCTCATGGACACCACCAGGCTGGAAGTGGAGCTGAGGCAGGCCAAATCCTCTTATATCAAGGCTGAGCAGAGTTTCAAGCAGGTTTTGGACTGGGAAAAAAGTGTTGAAGTTTCTAATGCCAAACGAAATTTTACCAAAACCAGGATCAGCCTGGATGCTTCCCGCCGTAAGCTTGAGGAGAGTCGACTTCTCTTTGAAAAAGGCATCATCGCAGGGTCTGAACTCAAGTCGGCTGAATCGGATTTCACCAACCAGCAGATGGATCTCAAGGCTTCTGAAGAATCTCTGGCCAGTGTCCTGGACAAGGGAAGCAAAGAAAACGTGGACATTGCCCGGATGGAACTGGCCAATGCCCGGGTCAACCTGGAAGAGATTCAGGAAAAGCTGTCCAGGTCAAGGGTGGATGCCCCGGTATCCGGTATCATTCTCAAACCCGCCCGGCAGAACAGCGGCAAAGGCAGTGGTGGCAGCAAGACTCTGGAACCCGGGCTATCCGTCAGTCAGGGGGAAGTCCTGCTGACCGTGGGCAATCTGGACGGGCTGTCAGTCAAATCCAAGGTGGACGAGATCGATATCGGTAAAATCCAGTTCGGCCAGAAGGTCCGGGTGGCCGGGGATGCCTTTGCCGGCATTCCCTTGACCGGCCGTGTTCGACATATCTCGTCCAATGCCGTATCCACGGGGAATGAAGGGCCCATGTTTGATGTGGACGTGGCCATTGAAAACCTGACTTCGGCGCACCGCGAAAAAATTCGTCTGGGGATGTCCACCAACCTTGAAATCATGGTCTATGACAATCCAGAAGCCCTGGTTCTGCCCCTGGCCGCCGTCGAGGTTCGGGGCACCAGGAAATTCGTCAAGGTTTTGGAGGCAGGGGATTTGCTGGAGAGGGAGATCGTTACCGGATTGACCACTTTGGATGCCGTGGAGGTGGTCCAGGGCCTGGTCCAGGGAGATCTCGTCTATTATCAGCCCTTGATGGGCGGTCCCTCGAGATCTCACGGGGAGCTTTTGCGCAATTGA
- the glnD gene encoding [protein-PII] uridylyltransferase: MTHISNTPVRKMLEKKRHLVQRFLADLEPDLLGNLTRVLDEYVFTVYEKSITARKMVISGQSFAVIALGGYGRKEQCIHSDIDLLILFDDTVPPEVEAFVQEIVYPLWDARFEVGYAVRHMDECIDMAFERFDILTTVLDARFICGNSLIYSRFMEKFRHGLSTRYYKQTLDYLFKHGIKRLENFGDSTFLVTPDLKSGFGGLRDYHTLLWYAKIKSNIKERRDLEYYGFLSHFEYRALDKALNYIWRIRNWLHHITGRKCDTLHFEYQTEMAERLNYTNQGGQPDVEIFLGDLHAKMEFLKQINQITFEDILTSSRIRKESATPRLTQTSGLIIRRRRLYFANTVVILQRPELLLKIFLESGRRRIPLSIEARRVVSEFLHLVDDDIRSDPDNIKIFKQILALSFWEFNVLNVMLSTGILEQIIPEYHAIRNKIQYNHYHLFPVDKHSIRCVQVINSFREPGTDINTSLYANVYKEIRNKNLLRVTALLHDIGKSDPAKEHSNTGAEIARPILERLGFKPAETADAQFLIRHHLLLAKTATRRDVFDEETAVYTADKVGKIRLLRMLFLLTVADSMATGPKAWNEWTENLIKDLFMKTMRILKTGELASRKAQRLIQRKKEEVTALLGDIWQETDTSKQLDALSKRYLLNMPAIHIADHIKLYQNLGNRQFIWQISHEDDSDIRTISICGREKPGFYSKIAGVFFLNRINIVASQAYPLGDTHILDIFKVMAPSDRIFEKEKWEKAKKDLSQALADDHFLDKVVEKIPSHITIASGRRPEPNQVRIDNDTSSFFTIIEVLTYDFAGLLFTITNTLYRCGVNVNVAMVGSKVDQIMDIFYVRSLEDDQKIQDPEKLKQIKTAILDRLPQLHAKEV; the protein is encoded by the coding sequence GTGACACACATATCAAATACCCCGGTCCGTAAAATGCTGGAAAAAAAACGACATCTGGTCCAGCGGTTTCTGGCGGATCTCGAACCGGATCTTCTGGGCAATCTGACCCGGGTTCTGGATGAATATGTTTTCACTGTGTATGAAAAAAGCATTACGGCCCGGAAGATGGTCATTTCCGGCCAGTCGTTTGCGGTCATCGCTTTAGGCGGATACGGCAGAAAAGAACAATGCATTCACTCCGACATCGACCTGCTCATTCTTTTTGATGACACCGTGCCCCCGGAGGTTGAGGCATTTGTTCAGGAAATCGTCTATCCGCTGTGGGATGCCCGGTTTGAGGTCGGTTATGCGGTGCGCCATATGGATGAGTGCATTGACATGGCATTTGAGCGGTTTGATATCTTAACCACGGTCCTGGACGCCCGGTTTATCTGCGGCAATTCTCTGATCTACTCCCGGTTCATGGAAAAATTCAGGCACGGGCTTTCCACCCGGTATTACAAACAGACCCTGGATTATCTGTTCAAACACGGCATCAAACGGCTGGAAAATTTTGGGGATTCCACCTTTCTGGTCACCCCGGATCTGAAATCCGGATTCGGCGGATTGCGGGATTACCACACCCTGCTGTGGTACGCCAAAATCAAATCCAATATCAAGGAACGCCGGGATCTGGAATATTACGGGTTTCTGTCTCATTTTGAATACCGGGCCCTGGATAAAGCATTGAATTACATCTGGCGGATCAGAAACTGGCTTCACCATATCACGGGCCGCAAATGCGACACCCTTCATTTTGAGTATCAGACGGAAATGGCGGAACGGCTCAACTACACCAATCAGGGCGGGCAGCCGGATGTGGAGATCTTTCTGGGAGATCTGCATGCAAAAATGGAATTCCTCAAGCAGATCAATCAGATCACGTTTGAAGACATCCTGACCAGCAGCCGCATCAGAAAGGAATCCGCCACACCCCGATTGACCCAAACCAGCGGACTGATCATCCGCAGGCGCCGGCTGTATTTTGCCAATACCGTGGTCATTCTCCAACGTCCGGAACTGCTGCTCAAAATTTTTCTGGAAAGCGGCCGGCGCAGGATTCCCCTGTCCATTGAAGCCAGACGCGTGGTGTCGGAATTCCTTCATCTGGTGGATGATGACATCCGGTCAGACCCGGACAACATCAAAATCTTCAAACAGATCCTGGCCCTGTCCTTCTGGGAGTTCAACGTGCTGAACGTGATGCTGTCCACCGGCATACTGGAACAGATCATCCCGGAATATCATGCCATCCGCAATAAAATTCAATACAATCACTATCATCTGTTCCCCGTGGACAAACACTCCATCCGCTGTGTCCAGGTGATCAACAGCTTCAGGGAACCGGGCACGGACATCAACACCAGCCTGTATGCCAATGTCTACAAGGAAATCAGAAACAAAAATCTGTTGCGGGTCACGGCCCTGCTCCATGATATCGGCAAATCCGATCCGGCTAAAGAACATTCCAACACCGGGGCTGAGATTGCCCGTCCCATTCTGGAACGGCTGGGATTCAAACCGGCTGAAACGGCTGATGCCCAGTTTTTGATCCGCCATCACCTGCTGCTGGCCAAAACCGCCACCCGCAGGGATGTGTTTGATGAGGAAACCGCTGTATATACTGCGGATAAAGTGGGCAAAATCCGGCTGCTGCGCATGCTGTTTCTGCTCACTGTGGCAGACTCCATGGCCACCGGCCCCAAAGCCTGGAACGAATGGACGGAAAACCTGATAAAAGATCTGTTCATGAAAACCATGCGCATTCTGAAAACCGGTGAACTGGCATCCAGAAAAGCCCAGCGTTTGATTCAACGCAAAAAAGAAGAAGTGACGGCTCTGCTGGGAGATATCTGGCAGGAAACAGATACATCCAAACAATTGGATGCCTTGTCAAAGCGCTATCTGCTCAATATGCCGGCCATTCATATCGCCGATCACATCAAACTGTATCAGAACCTGGGCAACCGGCAGTTTATCTGGCAGATTTCCCATGAAGATGACTCGGATATCCGTACAATATCCATCTGCGGCCGGGAAAAACCCGGATTTTACTCCAAAATCGCCGGCGTGTTTTTTCTCAACCGCATCAATATTGTGGCCTCCCAGGCATATCCTTTAGGAGACACCCATATTCTGGATATCTTCAAGGTCATGGCGCCCAGTGACCGGATCTTTGAAAAAGAAAAATGGGAAAAAGCAAAAAAGGATCTGTCCCAGGCGCTGGCGGATGATCATTTTCTGGATAAAGTGGTGGAGAAAATCCCGTCGCACATCACCATTGCTTCGGGCAGGCGCCCCGAACCCAACCAGGTGCGCATCGACAATGACACATCCAGCTTTTTCACCATTATTGAAGTGTTGACCTATGATTTTGCCGGCTTGCTGTTCACCATCACCAACACCCTTTACCGCTGCGGTGTCAATGTGAATGTGGCCATGGTGGGAAGCAAGGTGGATCAGATCATGGATATTTTCTATGTCCGGAGCCTGGAAGATGATCAGAAAATCCAGGATCCCGAAAAACTCAAACAGATTAAAACAGCCATATTGGATCGGCTCCCCCAGCTACATGCAAAGGAGGTATGA
- a CDS encoding PLDc N-terminal domain-containing protein: MNNIILIILLIFGISLGLTMLALVDIIKKDFGSPKIKILWHFIALIPLIGWLIYLIFGYRKGRKKSFTA, from the coding sequence ATGAACAACATCATTCTGATTATCCTGTTGATTTTCGGCATCTCTTTAGGCCTGACCATGCTGGCTTTAGTGGATATTATAAAAAAAGATTTCGGTTCCCCGAAAATCAAAATCCTGTGGCATTTTATCGCACTGATCCCATTGATCGGATGGCTCATCTATCTGATTTTCGGCTATCGAAAGGGCCGGAAAAAGTCGTTTACCGCATAA
- a CDS encoding lytic murein transglycosylase, with protein sequence MLVLFCLAPCVIAQQPAAGNEFDALKQRLIKDGFAPEKIQNILTKDTVSFSPAGVSMFFVHSESSLNYDQFLSKDSIANAFQYMADHKKALDQAQEIYGVDKTVITAILLVETRLGNYLGNQTVINTLATMASLTDETLRERIWNAIPDQKKPEKDTFLKKVTLRAKWGYEELKALIRYTDREGVDPKTIRGSYAGAMGIPQFMPSNALTLAKDGNNDDSIDLFDHSDAIFSVANYLKHHGWDPGISRQRQHEVLFRYNHSNYYVDTLMKISDRLKEG encoded by the coding sequence ATGCTTGTTCTGTTCTGTCTGGCTCCCTGCGTCATTGCCCAGCAGCCTGCCGCGGGCAATGAATTTGATGCGCTGAAGCAGCGGCTGATCAAGGATGGATTTGCCCCGGAAAAAATTCAAAACATTCTGACAAAAGACACGGTTTCATTCTCACCTGCCGGGGTTTCCATGTTTTTCGTCCATTCCGAATCCAGCTTGAATTATGACCAGTTCCTGTCCAAAGATTCCATTGCCAACGCATTTCAATACATGGCGGATCACAAAAAAGCCCTGGACCAGGCCCAGGAAATATATGGTGTGGACAAAACCGTGATCACCGCCATTCTGCTGGTGGAAACCCGTTTGGGCAACTACCTGGGCAACCAGACGGTCATCAATACCCTGGCCACCATGGCATCTCTGACTGATGAGACCCTGCGGGAACGCATCTGGAATGCCATCCCGGATCAGAAAAAACCGGAAAAAGACACTTTTCTGAAAAAAGTGACCCTGCGCGCCAAGTGGGGATATGAAGAACTCAAAGCCCTGATCCGATACACGGACCGCGAAGGCGTTGACCCTAAAACCATTCGGGGCTCTTACGCCGGTGCCATGGGGATCCCCCAATTCATGCCCTCCAATGCCCTGACTCTGGCAAAAGACGGCAACAATGACGACAGCATCGATCTGTTTGATCACAGTGATGCCATATTTTCCGTGGCCAATTATCTCAAACATCATGGATGGGACCCCGGCATCTCCCGGCAGCGCCAGCACGAAGTCCTGTTTCGCTATAACCACAGCAACTATTATGTGGACACCCTGATGAAAATATCGGACCGGCTCAAGGAAGGCTGA
- a CDS encoding P-II family nitrogen regulator, with translation MKKIEAVIKPFKLDDVKEALSEIGIYGMTVTEVNGYGRQKGHKEIYRGAEYVVDFVPKIKLEIVVSDERAEETIETVRNAANTGKIGDGKIFVLPVEKALRVRTGETDTDAL, from the coding sequence ATGAAAAAAATTGAAGCGGTGATCAAGCCTTTCAAGCTTGACGATGTCAAAGAAGCACTCAGTGAAATCGGTATTTACGGCATGACCGTCACCGAAGTCAACGGCTACGGCCGGCAGAAAGGACACAAAGAGATCTATCGCGGCGCGGAATATGTGGTGGATTTTGTGCCCAAAATCAAACTGGAAATCGTGGTGTCGGATGAGCGGGCCGAAGAAACCATTGAAACAGTCCGCAATGCAGCCAACACCGGCAAAATCGGGGATGGCAAGATTTTTGTGCTCCCCGTTGAAAAAGCCCTCCGGGTCAGAACCGGAGAAACCGACACAGATGCTTTGTAA
- the glnA gene encoding type I glutamate--ammonia ligase, with amino-acid sequence MTPKEVIAMAKENNAKVVDIRYMDFIGTWQHFSVPVSEFTEAAFEDGFGFDGSSMRAWQAINNSDMIVIPEPETARMDPFFKVPTLAVIGNIHDPITSESYSRDPRGIAKKTEQYLKTTGLGDTIFVGPEPEFFIFSNIRYASEPHAAFFEIDSPEGHWNTGTDEMPNLGYKIKPKHGYFPLPPADQYQDMRTEMMLTLENLGIAMECQHHEVASAGQSEIDLRFDSLVNMGDSLAWFKYVLKNVAHKHDHTVTFMPKPLYGDNGTGMHTHMSFWKDGNPVFAGNKYAGLSDEALWAIGGIMKHCKSLCAITNPTTNSYKRLVPGFEAPINLAYSSRNRSAAIRLPMYSNSPKAKRIEFRTPDPSCNGYLAFSAIAMAMIDGIQNKLDPGDPMDKNIYDLPPEELAQMESAPGSLEEALEALKQDHEYLLKGDVFTKDVIEHWIDYKMNNEVKPVISRPHPHEFYLYFDI; translated from the coding sequence ATGACTCCCAAAGAAGTAATCGCCATGGCCAAGGAAAACAATGCAAAAGTCGTCGACATCCGGTATATGGATTTCATCGGCACCTGGCAGCATTTTTCAGTACCTGTCAGTGAATTCACTGAAGCTGCGTTCGAAGACGGGTTCGGTTTTGACGGCTCGTCCATGCGGGCCTGGCAGGCCATCAACAACAGCGACATGATCGTGATTCCGGAACCTGAAACCGCCAGAATGGACCCGTTTTTCAAAGTGCCCACCCTGGCCGTCATCGGCAACATCCATGATCCCATCACCAGTGAATCCTATTCCCGGGACCCCCGGGGCATTGCCAAAAAAACCGAGCAATACCTGAAAACCACCGGCTTGGGTGATACTATTTTTGTCGGGCCTGAACCGGAATTTTTTATCTTTTCCAATATCCGGTATGCGTCTGAACCCCATGCCGCGTTTTTTGAGATCGATTCCCCGGAAGGACACTGGAACACGGGCACGGATGAAATGCCCAACCTGGGATATAAAATCAAACCCAAACACGGATATTTCCCTCTGCCCCCGGCCGACCAGTATCAGGACATGAGAACCGAGATGATGCTCACCCTGGAGAATTTAGGTATTGCCATGGAGTGCCAGCACCATGAAGTGGCGTCTGCCGGACAGTCGGAAATCGATCTGCGGTTCGATTCCCTGGTGAACATGGGAGACAGCCTGGCCTGGTTCAAATATGTGCTGAAAAACGTGGCCCATAAGCACGATCACACGGTCACATTCATGCCCAAACCCCTTTATGGAGACAACGGCACGGGCATGCACACCCACATGAGTTTCTGGAAAGACGGGAACCCTGTGTTTGCGGGCAACAAATACGCGGGTCTGTCCGACGAAGCCCTGTGGGCCATCGGCGGAATCATGAAGCACTGCAAATCCCTGTGCGCCATCACCAATCCCACCACCAACTCCTACAAACGGCTGGTGCCCGGATTCGAGGCCCCCATTAACCTGGCATACTCCAGCCGGAACCGGAGTGCGGCCATCCGTCTGCCCATGTATTCCAATTCTCCCAAGGCCAAACGCATCGAATTCAGGACCCCGGATCCCTCCTGCAACGGGTACCTGGCGTTTTCCGCCATTGCCATGGCCATGATCGACGGCATTCAGAACAAACTGGATCCGGGCGATCCCATGGATAAAAACATCTATGACCTGCCGCCCGAGGAACTGGCACAGATGGAATCTGCGCCCGGTTCTCTGGAAGAAGCACTTGAGGCACTCAAACAGGATCATGAATATCTGCTCAAAGGCGATGTGTTCACCAAAGATGTGATTGAACACTGGATCGACTATAAAATGAACAACGAGGTCAAACCGGTGATCAGCCGGCCCCATCCCCACGAGTTCTATCTGTATTTCGATATTTAG